A genomic segment from Cyanobium sp. NIES-981 encodes:
- a CDS encoding cell division protein SepF — MSLFSRLRAVVSGDDYLDGDYDEELDYAGEEVQEPAPPTSRSSALALTSDFSTDDPFAGTNVIGMPGLSSSVAEVTLMEPRSFDEMPRAIQALRERKTVILNLTMMEPDQAQRAVDFVAGGTFAIDGHQERVGESIFLFAPSCVTVTTAGGEEMSSPTTVSRDLGHEQEAAPSPAWGRQDTAI; from the coding sequence GTGTCGTTGTTCTCCCGCCTGCGTGCCGTCGTCTCCGGCGATGACTACCTTGACGGCGACTACGACGAGGAGCTGGATTACGCCGGTGAGGAGGTTCAGGAGCCTGCCCCGCCCACCAGTCGCAGCAGTGCCCTGGCCCTCACCTCAGACTTCTCCACGGACGACCCGTTCGCGGGCACGAACGTGATCGGCATGCCCGGGCTCTCCTCCTCAGTCGCGGAGGTGACCCTGATGGAGCCGCGCAGCTTCGATGAGATGCCCCGGGCGATCCAGGCGCTGCGCGAGCGCAAGACCGTGATCCTCAACCTCACCATGATGGAGCCCGACCAGGCCCAGCGGGCGGTGGATTTCGTGGCGGGCGGCACCTTCGCCATCGATGGCCACCAGGAGCGGGTGGGGGAGAGCATCTTCCTGTTCGCGCCCAGCTGTGTCACGGTCACCACCGCCGGCGGGGAGGAGATGTCATCGCCCACCACGGTGTCGCGGGATCTGGGCCATGAGCAGGAGGCCGCCCCGTCTCCCGCCTGGGGTCGTCAGGACACCGCGATCTGA
- a CDS encoding YggS family pyridoxal phosphate-dependent enzyme, which yields MADLAPLDWHFIGRLQANKARGVLRRFGTIHSVDSLALAQRLARIAAEEGLSPAVLFQVKFRSDPAKTGFEPEELRAGWATLSNLPALRPVGLMTIAPMGLVASERLALFQACAALATALGLPERSMGMSGDWPEAVAAGSTWVRLGSSLFGDRPSQNLAIPDVGRYSG from the coding sequence CTGGCCGATCTGGCGCCGCTCGACTGGCACTTCATCGGCAGGCTGCAGGCCAACAAGGCCCGGGGGGTGCTGCGCCGCTTCGGCACGATCCATTCGGTGGACAGCCTGGCCCTGGCCCAGCGCCTGGCCCGCATCGCCGCCGAGGAGGGGCTCAGCCCGGCGGTGCTGTTCCAGGTGAAGTTCCGCTCCGACCCCGCCAAGACAGGATTCGAGCCCGAGGAGCTGCGGGCCGGGTGGGCCACGCTCTCCAACCTGCCCGCCCTGCGTCCCGTGGGGCTGATGACCATCGCGCCCATGGGCCTGGTGGCCAGCGAGCGCCTGGCGCTGTTCCAGGCGTGTGCCGCGCTGGCCACGGCCCTGGGTCTCCCGGAGCGCTCGATGGGCATGAGCGGCGACTGGCCCGAGGCGGTGGCCGCGGGCAGCACCTGGGTGCGGCTGGGCAGCAGCCTGTTTGGTGACCGCCCATCCCAAAATCTTGCGATCCCTGACGTGGGACGCTATTCAGGTTGA
- a CDS encoding PipX family protein: protein MTTERYLNHPTFGMLYRVAPVAEGRDLYATLYAQRIFFVVTLQPRGASFEVVPLMDARHYAEQNLARVRREGPEAQAHWRQLFDQTFI from the coding sequence GTGACGACCGAGCGCTACCTCAACCACCCCACCTTCGGGATGCTCTACAGGGTCGCCCCTGTGGCGGAGGGGCGCGATCTGTACGCCACGCTGTATGCCCAGCGCATCTTCTTCGTGGTGACCCTGCAGCCCAGGGGTGCCAGCTTCGAGGTGGTGCCCCTGATGGATGCCCGCCACTACGCCGAGCAGAACCTGGCCCGGGTGCGGCGTGAGGGGCCTGAGGCCCAGGCCCACTGGCGACAGCTCTTTGACCAGACCTTCATCTGA
- a CDS encoding CbiQ family ECF transporter T component, producing MDILRQMPIGQFVAEDPGAARRSWLRALDPRLKFAWTVAFLVTPILAGPIWRLALVGVLLLITAVCGLPWRLWRRSLPLLVLLALLVGGLAAVLPAGSVAPAPLERPPAEVRLVAGSPLEAPAERSGLAWELVRWGPVSLGPVELGPLVISRRSAELGLNGATLLFTLVHSANLLLLSTPPEQLVWSFSWVLAPLARLGWPVERLGFTLLLALRFLPLVQEELQNLLRALATRAVNLRRLGLRTSLGLVLVVGERLLANLLLRAEQGAEALLARGGTWQTAAQLHRPGPPCRLGNGVAAVGLAILLVLRWKVGAL from the coding sequence GTGGACATCCTGCGCCAGATGCCGATCGGCCAGTTCGTGGCCGAGGACCCCGGGGCGGCCCGCCGCAGCTGGCTGCGGGCCCTGGATCCCCGCCTGAAGTTCGCCTGGACGGTGGCCTTCCTGGTCACGCCGATCCTGGCCGGCCCGATCTGGCGGCTGGCCCTGGTGGGGGTGCTGCTGCTGATCACCGCCGTGTGCGGCCTGCCCTGGCGGCTGTGGCGCCGCAGCCTGCCCCTGCTGGTCCTGTTGGCCCTGCTGGTGGGAGGCCTGGCCGCGGTGCTGCCCGCCGGCAGCGTGGCGCCGGCCCCCCTGGAGCGTCCCCCCGCGGAGGTGCGGCTGGTGGCCGGCTCGCCGCTGGAGGCCCCGGCCGAGCGCTCAGGCCTGGCCTGGGAGCTGGTGCGCTGGGGGCCGGTGTCCCTGGGCCCCGTGGAGCTGGGGCCGCTGGTGATCAGCCGCCGCTCGGCGGAACTGGGCCTGAACGGCGCCACCCTGCTGTTCACCCTGGTGCACAGCGCCAACCTGCTGCTGCTGAGCACGCCCCCCGAGCAGCTGGTGTGGTCGTTCAGCTGGGTGCTGGCGCCCCTGGCCCGCCTGGGCTGGCCCGTGGAGCGGCTGGGCTTCACCCTGTTGCTCGCCCTGCGCTTCCTGCCGCTGGTGCAGGAGGAGCTGCAGAACCTGCTGCGGGCCCTGGCCACCCGGGCGGTGAACCTGCGGCGCCTGGGCCTGCGCACCTCGCTGGGCCTGGTGCTGGTGGTGGGGGAGCGTCTGCTGGCCAACCTGCTGCTGCGCGCCGAACAGGGGGCTGAAGCCCTGCTGGCCCGTGGCGGCACCTGGCAGACGGCGGCGCAACTGCACCGCCCGGGGCCACCCTGCCGGCTCGGCAATGGGGTGGCCGCCGTGGGGCTGGCGATCCTGCTGGTGCTCCGTTGGAAAGTCGGTGCTCTTTAA
- the der gene encoding ribosome biogenesis GTPase Der produces the protein MAYPVVAIIGRPNVGKSTLVNRLCRSREAIVHDQPGVTRDRTYQEGFWGDRTFRVVDTGGLVFDDDSEFLPEIREQANLALAEASVALVIVDGQQGCTAADEAIAVWLRGHNVPVLLAVNKCESPEAGLAMAAEFWGLGLGEPHPISAIHGAGTGDLLDQVIAHLPPTQEEEGEEPIQLAIIGRPNVGKSSLLNAVCGENRAIVSPIRGTTRDTIDTTIEREGKTWKLLDTAGIRRRRSVNYGPEFFGINRSFKAIERSDVCVLVIDALDGVTEQDQRLAGRIEEDGRACVVVVNKWDAIEKDSHTMPAMEKELRAKLYFLDWAPMLFTSALSGQRVQAIFPLALLAVEQHRRRVTTSVVNEVLTEALSWRTPPTSRGGRQGRLYYGTQVAVRPPSFTLFVNDPKLFGDTYRRYVERQIREGLGFEGTPIKLFWRGKQQRDAERDFARQQNRGR, from the coding sequence TTGGCCTACCCGGTCGTCGCCATCATCGGCCGCCCCAACGTGGGCAAATCCACCCTGGTCAATCGTCTGTGCCGCAGCCGCGAGGCGATCGTGCACGACCAGCCCGGCGTGACCCGGGACCGCACCTACCAGGAGGGCTTCTGGGGCGACCGTACCTTCCGCGTGGTGGACACCGGTGGGCTGGTGTTCGACGACGACAGTGAATTCCTGCCCGAGATCCGCGAGCAGGCCAACCTGGCCCTGGCGGAGGCCTCGGTGGCCCTGGTGATCGTGGACGGCCAGCAGGGCTGCACCGCCGCCGACGAGGCGATCGCCGTCTGGCTGCGGGGCCACAACGTGCCGGTGCTGCTGGCGGTGAACAAGTGCGAGTCGCCCGAGGCCGGCCTGGCCATGGCGGCGGAGTTCTGGGGGCTGGGCCTGGGGGAGCCCCATCCGATCTCGGCCATCCACGGCGCCGGCACCGGCGATCTGCTCGATCAGGTGATCGCCCACCTGCCGCCCACCCAGGAGGAGGAGGGGGAGGAGCCGATCCAGCTGGCGATCATCGGCCGCCCCAACGTGGGGAAATCCAGCCTGCTCAATGCGGTGTGCGGTGAGAACCGGGCGATCGTGAGCCCGATCCGCGGCACCACCCGCGACACGATCGACACCACGATCGAGCGGGAGGGCAAGACCTGGAAGCTGCTGGACACCGCCGGCATCCGCCGCCGCCGCTCGGTGAACTACGGCCCGGAGTTCTTCGGCATCAACCGCAGCTTCAAGGCGATCGAGCGCAGCGACGTGTGCGTGCTGGTGATCGATGCTCTCGACGGCGTCACCGAGCAGGACCAGCGCCTCGCCGGCCGCATCGAGGAGGACGGCCGCGCCTGCGTGGTGGTGGTGAACAAATGGGATGCCATTGAAAAGGACAGCCACACCATGCCGGCCATGGAGAAGGAACTCCGGGCCAAGCTCTACTTCCTCGACTGGGCGCCGATGCTGTTCACCTCGGCCCTGAGCGGCCAGCGGGTGCAGGCCATCTTCCCCCTGGCGCTGCTGGCGGTGGAGCAGCACCGCCGCCGGGTCACCACCTCGGTGGTGAATGAGGTGCTCACGGAGGCCCTCAGCTGGCGCACCCCGCCCACCAGCCGTGGTGGCCGTCAGGGCCGCCTCTACTACGGCACCCAGGTGGCGGTGCGTCCCCCCAGCTTCACCCTGTTCGTGAACGACCCCAAGCTGTTCGGCGACACCTACCGGCGCTATGTGGAGCGCCAGATCCGGGAGGGGCTGGGCTTCGAGGGCACGCCGATCAAGCTGTTCTGGCGGGGCAAGCAGCAGCGCGATGCCGAGCGCGACTTCGCCCGCCAGCAGAATCGCGGCCGCTGA
- a CDS encoding DUF1823 family protein — MLPPATSAQAAPGAGPWPLSRALLEAVLADRLSDRFVCELIWPRLGYAPDGSGTWSAGPATEASWRESFPSEPQFIAERPASVALTRSIPKPLKQLLKEQLGFAGYRIGGLYPRRTRRATAVNWLLAHLATRGEPLPEQGPLPELLPEPADPVAGHPGDLPIS; from the coding sequence GTGCTCCCCCCTGCCACTTCCGCCCAAGCCGCCCCCGGGGCCGGGCCCTGGCCCCTCAGCCGGGCGCTGCTGGAGGCGGTGCTGGCCGATCGCCTCAGCGACCGGTTCGTGTGTGAGCTGATCTGGCCGCGCCTGGGGTACGCGCCCGATGGTTCCGGCACCTGGAGCGCGGGCCCGGCCACGGAGGCCAGCTGGCGGGAGTCGTTCCCGAGCGAGCCGCAGTTCATCGCCGAGCGCCCCGCCAGCGTGGCGCTCACCCGCTCGATCCCCAAGCCCCTCAAGCAGCTGCTCAAGGAGCAGCTGGGCTTCGCGGGCTACCGGATCGGCGGCCTCTATCCCCGCCGCACCCGCCGCGCCACCGCCGTGAACTGGCTGCTGGCCCACCTGGCCACACGGGGCGAGCCGCTGCCGGAGCAGGGCCCGCTGCCGGAGCTGTTGCCCGAGCCCGCCGATCCGGTGGCCGGCCATCCCGGCGACCTGCCGATCAGCTGA
- the dusB gene encoding tRNA dihydrouridine synthase DusB, with protein sequence MVTELLRIGTIHTRFLRCRVLQSPLAGVSDRIFRGLVRRWAPDALLFTEMVNATSLELGHGLQKVEELASESGPIGVQLFDHRPAAMADAARRAEAAGAFLIDINMGCPVRKIARKGGGSGLIRDPELARRIVEAVAAAVAIPVTVKTRLGWCGSDADPISWCRQLQEAGAQLLTLHGRTREQGFKGRADWGAIAAVKQALTIPVIANGDVNTPEEALHCLAATGADGLMVGRGTMGAPWLVGQIDAALSGRPVPPTPGAAERIALAAEQLQALVAAKGDHGLLIARKHMGWTCTGFPGAPQLRHALMRAPTPAEALTLLERAYGSTAGQPWRISSSEK encoded by the coding sequence ATGGTGACAGAGCTGTTGCGGATCGGCACTATCCACACGCGCTTCCTGCGCTGCCGGGTGCTGCAGTCGCCCCTGGCCGGGGTGAGCGACCGCATCTTCCGGGGCCTGGTGCGGCGCTGGGCCCCCGATGCCCTGCTGTTCACCGAGATGGTGAACGCCACCAGCCTGGAGCTGGGCCACGGCCTGCAGAAGGTGGAGGAACTCGCCAGCGAGAGCGGCCCGATCGGGGTGCAGCTGTTCGACCACCGCCCCGCCGCCATGGCCGACGCCGCCCGCCGCGCCGAGGCCGCCGGCGCCTTCCTGATCGACATCAACATGGGCTGCCCGGTGAGGAAGATCGCCCGCAAGGGCGGCGGCAGCGGCCTGATCCGCGACCCCGAGCTGGCGCGCCGCATCGTGGAGGCGGTGGCGGCGGCCGTGGCCATCCCGGTGACGGTGAAGACCCGCCTGGGCTGGTGCGGCAGCGACGCCGACCCGATCAGCTGGTGCCGCCAGCTGCAGGAGGCCGGCGCCCAGCTGCTCACCCTGCACGGGCGCACCCGCGAGCAGGGCTTCAAGGGCCGGGCCGACTGGGGCGCGATCGCCGCCGTGAAACAGGCCCTCACCATTCCGGTGATCGCCAACGGTGATGTGAACACACCGGAAGAGGCCCTGCACTGCCTGGCGGCCACCGGCGCCGACGGGCTGATGGTTGGACGGGGCACGATGGGGGCCCCGTGGCTGGTGGGCCAGATCGACGCCGCCCTCAGCGGCCGGCCGGTCCCGCCCACCCCAGGGGCGGCCGAGCGCATCGCCCTGGCGGCCGAGCAGCTGCAGGCGCTGGTGGCCGCCAAGGGGGACCACGGCCTGCTGATCGCCCGCAAGCACATGGGCTGGACCTGCACCGGCTTCCCCGGAGCGCCGCAGCTGCGCCATGCCCTGATGCGGGCCCCCACCCCGGCGGAGGCCCTGACGCTGCTGGAGCGGGCCTACGGCAGCACCGCCGGCCAGCCCTGGCGGATCAGCAGCAGCGAGAAGTAG
- the cobI gene encoding precorrin-2 C(20)-methyltransferase, translated as MASAPLAPTLETAPPGLVLVGVGPGDPELLTVAAVRALRAAAVVAYPVARQGGEGMAAAIAAPWLGEHQRRLPLVFPMVAEAAPRLAAWRAAADALAAEVAAGRGVVLLCEGDVSLFASSSYVLLALRRRHPACPVRLIPGVTAVAAAAAAGAWPLALQQEGLLIRPTPETEAELEALLAASAASATVLALLKLGQRWRWVRPLLERRGLLQQALFAQRVGWPDERLAPAAELPAAEQPYFSLLLIRQGWPAVLP; from the coding sequence ATGGCGTCCGCGCCGCTTGCGCCAACCTTAGAAACGGCCCCGCCCGGGCTCGTGCTGGTGGGGGTGGGCCCGGGCGATCCGGAGCTGCTCACGGTGGCGGCGGTGCGGGCCCTGCGGGCCGCGGCGGTGGTGGCCTACCCGGTGGCCCGGCAGGGCGGCGAGGGCATGGCCGCCGCCATCGCCGCCCCCTGGCTGGGGGAGCACCAGCGCCGTCTGCCGCTGGTGTTTCCGATGGTGGCCGAGGCCGCTCCGCGCCTGGCCGCCTGGCGGGCGGCGGCCGACGCCCTGGCTGCGGAGGTGGCCGCCGGCCGGGGGGTGGTGCTGTTGTGCGAGGGGGATGTGTCGCTGTTCGCCAGCAGCAGCTACGTGCTGCTGGCCCTGCGCCGCCGCCACCCCGCCTGCCCGGTGCGGCTCATTCCCGGGGTCACGGCGGTGGCCGCGGCGGCGGCGGCCGGCGCCTGGCCGCTGGCGCTGCAGCAGGAGGGGCTGCTGATCCGCCCCACCCCTGAAACGGAGGCCGAGCTGGAGGCCCTGCTGGCGGCCTCGGCGGCCTCGGCCACGGTGCTGGCCCTGCTCAAGCTGGGCCAGCGCTGGCGCTGGGTGCGGCCGCTGCTGGAGCGGCGCGGCCTGCTGCAGCAGGCCCTCTTCGCCCAGCGGGTGGGCTGGCCCGATGAGCGGCTGGCGCCGGCCGCAGAGCTGCCGGCGGCGGAGCAGCCCTACTTCTCGCTGCTGCTGATCCGCCAGGGCTGGCCGGCGGTGCTGCCGTAG
- a CDS encoding acireductone dioxygenase, whose amino-acid sequence MTLLVLYRHPATPQDGHEPLLRSSDPQRIAAELAARGIRFQQWPARARLEAGADQSAILSAYAAEVARVQEGGAYPTVDAIRLGPDHPERQALRRKFLAEHTHSEDEVRFFVEGCGLFCLHIGEEVLQVLCEAGDWIAVPAGTRHWFDMGPEPRFCALRFFDNPEGWVATFTGDPIAERYPLLDALTAAAG is encoded by the coding sequence ATGACGTTGTTGGTCCTCTACCGGCACCCTGCCACCCCGCAGGACGGTCACGAACCGCTGCTGCGCAGCAGCGATCCGCAGCGCATCGCCGCCGAGCTGGCCGCCCGCGGCATCCGCTTCCAGCAGTGGCCGGCCCGGGCCCGCCTCGAGGCCGGTGCCGACCAGAGCGCCATCCTCTCGGCCTACGCCGCCGAGGTGGCGCGGGTGCAGGAGGGCGGCGCCTACCCCACCGTGGATGCGATCCGGCTCGGGCCCGACCACCCGGAGCGGCAGGCGCTGCGCCGCAAGTTCCTGGCGGAGCACACCCACAGCGAAGACGAGGTGCGCTTCTTCGTGGAGGGCTGCGGGCTCTTCTGCCTGCACATCGGCGAGGAGGTGCTGCAGGTGCTGTGTGAGGCCGGCGACTGGATCGCCGTGCCGGCAGGCACCCGCCACTGGTTCGACATGGGCCCCGAGCCCCGCTTCTGTGCCCTGCGCTTCTTCGACAATCCGGAGGGCTGGGTGGCCACCTTCACCGGCGACCCGATCGCGGAGCGCTACCCCCTGCTGGATGCCCTCACCGCCGCGGCCGGCTGA
- a CDS encoding tRNA-(ms[2]io[6]A)-hydroxylase, producing the protein MTLSALAAPGSAVARIRWLAAPSSEAWLEQALAHPELLLIDHAHCERKAAGAALQLMFRYPGDAALAAVLSPLAREELEHFEQLLALLERRGIGLRPLEAPPYGAELVRAVRREEPQRMLDSFLVAGLIEARSHERMALLAEHSPDPELQALYGALLASEARHFGLYWVLCEQRWPRVRVQERLQQLATLEASLLASLHPKPRMHS; encoded by the coding sequence ATGACCCTCTCCGCTTTGGCGGCGCCCGGGAGCGCCGTTGCCCGCATCCGCTGGCTGGCCGCCCCCAGCAGCGAGGCCTGGCTGGAGCAGGCGCTCGCCCATCCGGAGCTGCTGCTGATCGACCATGCCCACTGCGAGCGCAAGGCGGCCGGGGCGGCTCTGCAGCTCATGTTCCGCTACCCCGGCGACGCCGCTCTGGCGGCCGTGCTCAGCCCCCTGGCCCGGGAGGAGCTGGAGCATTTCGAGCAGCTGCTGGCCCTGCTGGAGCGCCGGGGGATCGGCCTGCGTCCGCTGGAGGCCCCTCCCTACGGCGCCGAACTGGTCCGGGCCGTGCGGCGCGAGGAGCCTCAGCGCATGCTCGACAGCTTCCTGGTGGCGGGGCTGATCGAGGCCCGCAGCCATGAGCGCATGGCCCTGCTGGCGGAGCACAGCCCTGACCCCGAACTCCAGGCGCTCTATGGCGCGCTGCTGGCCAGTGAAGCCCGCCATTTCGGCCTCTACTGGGTGCTCTGTGAGCAGCGCTGGCCCCGGGTCCGGGTGCAGGAGCGGCTGCAGCAGCTGGCGACTCTGGAGGCCTCGCTCCTGGCCAGCCTTCATCCCAAGCCGCGCATGCACAGCTGA
- the aroQ gene encoding type II 3-dehydroquinate dehydratase codes for MQLLALHGPNLNLLGLREPGLYGSTTLEQINGALAERAAALGVGLDCFQSNHEGALVDRIHEARGQVDGILINAAAYTHTSVAIRDALLAVAIPFVEVHLSNVYAREPFRHHSHLADKAVGIISGFGPGSYRLALEGLVAHLRALQL; via the coding sequence ATGCAGCTGCTTGCCCTTCACGGCCCCAACCTGAATCTGCTGGGTCTGCGCGAGCCCGGCCTCTACGGCAGCACCACGCTGGAGCAGATCAACGGGGCCCTGGCCGAGCGCGCGGCCGCCCTCGGTGTGGGTCTCGACTGCTTCCAGAGCAACCACGAAGGCGCCCTGGTGGATCGGATCCACGAGGCGCGCGGCCAGGTGGACGGCATCCTGATCAATGCGGCCGCCTACACCCACACCTCGGTGGCGATCCGTGATGCCCTGCTGGCGGTGGCCATCCCCTTCGTGGAGGTTCACCTGAGCAACGTTTACGCCCGCGAACCCTTCCGCCATCACTCCCACCTGGCCGACAAGGCGGTGGGGATCATCAGCGGTTTCGGGCCCGGCAGCTACCGTCTCGCCCTCGAGGGCCTGGTGGCCCATCTGCGCGCGCTCCAGCTATGA
- a CDS encoding class I SAM-dependent methyltransferase, with translation MVLPDGSGPAQAPVVPVLNEAERFKLDGGDDALFYAEPRLVQHLDAAFRGRLTQLYRERIPPCATVLDLMSSWVSHLPEDIHYDRVIGHGLNGRELEANPRLDSHWVQNLNQDQRLPLDTASVDAALIVAGWQYLQQPEAVAAELLRVVRPRGQVIVAFSNRMFFQKAPQIWTDGGDRDHLAYVARVLLAQGWGQPELIAEATRSPGPLGWLGGHGDPFFAVISPRP, from the coding sequence ATGGTCCTGCCGGATGGATCCGGGCCCGCGCAGGCACCGGTGGTGCCGGTGCTCAACGAGGCGGAGCGCTTCAAGCTCGATGGGGGCGACGACGCCCTCTTCTACGCCGAACCGCGCTTGGTGCAGCATCTGGATGCAGCCTTTCGCGGCCGGCTCACCCAGCTCTACCGCGAGCGGATCCCCCCCTGCGCCACGGTGCTCGACCTGATGAGCAGCTGGGTGAGCCACCTGCCCGAGGACATCCACTACGACAGGGTGATCGGCCACGGCCTCAACGGACGGGAACTGGAGGCCAATCCGCGCCTCGACAGCCACTGGGTGCAGAACCTGAACCAGGACCAGCGCCTCCCCCTGGACACGGCCAGCGTGGATGCCGCCCTGATCGTGGCCGGCTGGCAGTACCTGCAGCAGCCCGAAGCGGTGGCCGCCGAGCTGCTGCGGGTGGTGCGCCCCCGCGGGCAGGTGATCGTGGCCTTCTCCAACCGGATGTTCTTCCAGAAGGCACCGCAGATCTGGACCGACGGCGGCGATCGCGACCACCTGGCCTACGTGGCCCGGGTGCTGCTCGCCCAGGGCTGGGGGCAGCCGGAGCTGATCGCCGAAGCCACCCGCTCTCCCGGGCCGCTGGGCTGGCTGGGCGGCCACGGCGATCCCTTCTTTGCGGTGATCAGTCCGCGGCCCTGA
- a CDS encoding aldehyde dehydrogenase family protein, whose protein sequence is MTVDSPAAAPSSLLSVPIAVMREPVSAGATRSRDWRLEQLGRLERLLDSQEQALREALAADLGKPALEAQFELVAVRQELRHTRRNLRRWMAAAPVPLDPPLRPGRAWVQPEPLGCVLIIGPWNYPAQLCLHPLVSALAAGNTVVLKPSEHAPRTAALLAAAVADHFPAAVVQVVTGDGATAASLLEQRFDHILFTGGSRVGRLVMAAAARHLTPVTLELGGKSPAIVLADADLAVTARRLAWGKGLNAGQTCIAPDHLLVEGPVRDALVEGLARELTRFYGADPLLSPDLGSIVNDAQYARLAALLEGARQRGQILHGGQHDSQRRRIAPTLLAVEDPEDPLMEEELFGPLLPVLTVPDLEEALRQVRSRPKPLALYLFSRSAAARERVLAATSSGSVCVNDVVMQAGVTALPFGGVGESGLGRYHGRAGFDTFSHPRSVLSRPFWLDLPFRYPPYAGKLGLVKRLLG, encoded by the coding sequence ATGACCGTGGACAGCCCGGCCGCCGCCCCGAGCTCGCTGCTCAGCGTGCCGATCGCGGTGATGCGTGAACCTGTGAGCGCAGGCGCCACCCGCTCCCGGGACTGGCGGCTCGAGCAGCTCGGGCGGCTGGAGCGACTGCTCGACAGCCAGGAGCAGGCCCTTCGCGAGGCCCTGGCCGCCGATCTGGGCAAACCCGCCCTGGAGGCCCAGTTCGAGCTGGTGGCCGTGCGCCAGGAGCTGCGCCACACCCGCAGGAATCTGCGCCGCTGGATGGCGGCGGCGCCGGTACCCCTGGATCCGCCGCTGCGCCCCGGACGGGCCTGGGTGCAGCCGGAGCCCCTCGGCTGCGTGCTGATCATCGGCCCCTGGAACTATCCGGCCCAGCTGTGTCTGCACCCCCTGGTGAGTGCCCTGGCCGCGGGGAACACCGTGGTGCTCAAACCGTCCGAGCATGCCCCCCGCACGGCGGCCCTGCTGGCGGCGGCCGTGGCCGACCACTTCCCCGCCGCGGTGGTGCAGGTGGTGACCGGGGACGGGGCCACGGCCGCGTCCCTGCTGGAGCAGCGCTTCGATCACATCCTGTTCACCGGCGGCAGCCGGGTGGGGCGGCTGGTGATGGCGGCGGCGGCCCGGCACCTCACGCCCGTGACCCTGGAACTGGGCGGCAAGAGCCCCGCCATCGTGCTGGCGGATGCCGACCTGGCGGTCACGGCCCGGCGGCTGGCCTGGGGCAAGGGCCTCAACGCGGGTCAGACCTGCATCGCCCCGGACCACCTGCTGGTGGAAGGCCCGGTCCGCGACGCGCTGGTGGAGGGCCTCGCCAGGGAGCTGACACGCTTCTACGGAGCTGATCCACTGCTGTCGCCGGACCTGGGCAGCATCGTCAACGACGCCCAGTACGCCCGCCTGGCGGCGCTGCTCGAAGGCGCCCGCCAGCGGGGCCAGATCCTGCACGGCGGCCAGCATGATTCCCAGCGGCGCCGGATCGCCCCCACCCTCCTGGCCGTCGAGGATCCGGAGGATCCGCTGATGGAGGAGGAGCTGTTCGGGCCGCTGTTGCCGGTGCTCACGGTGCCGGATCTGGAGGAGGCCCTGCGCCAGGTGCGCTCCCGTCCCAAGCCCCTGGCCCTCTACCTCTTCAGCCGCTCCGCCGCCGCGCGGGAGCGGGTGCTGGCGGCCACCAGTTCCGGCAGTGTCTGCGTCAACGACGTGGTGATGCAGGCCGGGGTCACCGCCCTGCCCTTCGGCGGGGTGGGGGAGAGCGGCCTGGGCCGCTACCACGGCCGGGCAGGCTTCGACACCTTCTCCCACCCGCGCAGCGTGCTGAGCCGGCCCTTCTGGCTCGACCTGCCGTTTCGCTACCCGCCCTATGCCGGCAAGCTCGGCCTGGTGAAGCGGCTGCTGGGCTGA